In Stutzerimonas stutzeri, a genomic segment contains:
- a CDS encoding formate dehydrogenase beta subunit, producing MSEAITVYVPRDVTALSLGADKVVQAITAEAAARGIELKLVRNGSRGLFWLEPLVEVATAAGRVAYGPVKPRDVAGLFDNGFLEGKAHPLGHGPTDEIEYLKRQERLTFARVGITDPLSLDDYIAHDGYRGLKRALGMTPEAIVAEVTESGLRGRGGAAFPTGIKWRTVLGCEAAQKYIVCNADEGDSGTFSDRMVMEDDPYVLIEGMTIAGLAVGATMGYLYLRSEYPHAEAVLKTAIASACAAGYLGDDVLGSGKAFHLELRRGAGAYICGEETALLESVEGKRGTVRPKPPLPAIEGLFGMPTVINNVISLASVPIILDKGGAYYKDYGMGRSLGTLPIQLTGNIARGGLIEKAFGITLRELLYEYGGGSASGRPIRAVQVGGPLGAYLPESQFDTPLDYEAFAALGAVLGHGGIVVFDDTVDMADMARYAMEFCAVESCGKCTPCRIGSTRGEELLDQIIVARSEGPQTGRIELLKSLCDTMLGASLCALGGMTPYPVMSALNHFPEDFGDTAEAR from the coding sequence ATGAGCGAGGCCATTACCGTCTATGTGCCACGTGACGTCACCGCGCTCAGTCTGGGTGCCGACAAGGTGGTCCAGGCCATCACTGCCGAGGCTGCGGCCCGTGGCATCGAACTGAAACTGGTACGAAATGGCTCGCGCGGGCTGTTCTGGCTCGAGCCTCTGGTCGAGGTCGCCACCGCTGCTGGCCGTGTCGCCTACGGCCCGGTCAAGCCAAGGGATGTCGCCGGTCTGTTCGACAACGGTTTTCTTGAAGGCAAGGCCCACCCGCTGGGCCATGGGCCGACCGATGAGATCGAATACCTCAAGCGCCAGGAGCGGCTGACCTTCGCTCGCGTGGGCATCACTGATCCGCTGTCTCTGGATGACTACATTGCCCACGACGGCTACCGCGGCCTTAAACGTGCATTGGGCATGACGCCCGAGGCGATCGTCGCCGAAGTCACCGAGTCCGGCCTGCGCGGTCGCGGCGGTGCCGCATTCCCCACCGGCATCAAATGGCGCACCGTGCTTGGCTGCGAAGCGGCGCAGAAGTACATCGTCTGCAACGCTGATGAAGGCGACTCGGGCACTTTTTCCGACCGCATGGTGATGGAAGACGACCCCTATGTGCTGATCGAGGGCATGACCATCGCTGGTCTGGCCGTCGGCGCGACCATGGGCTACCTCTATCTACGTTCCGAATATCCGCACGCCGAGGCCGTGCTCAAGACGGCGATCGCCAGCGCCTGTGCTGCCGGCTACCTGGGTGACGACGTGCTTGGCAGCGGAAAGGCCTTCCACCTGGAGCTGCGCCGCGGCGCCGGCGCCTATATCTGCGGCGAAGAAACCGCGCTGCTGGAAAGCGTCGAAGGCAAGCGCGGCACCGTGCGGCCGAAACCGCCGCTACCTGCCATCGAAGGGCTGTTCGGCATGCCGACGGTGATCAACAACGTGATCTCCCTGGCCTCGGTGCCGATCATCCTCGACAAGGGCGGCGCCTATTACAAGGATTACGGCATGGGCCGCTCGCTCGGCACGCTGCCAATCCAGCTGACCGGCAATATCGCCCGCGGCGGCCTGATCGAGAAAGCCTTCGGCATCACGCTGCGCGAGTTGCTTTACGAATACGGCGGCGGTTCGGCCAGCGGTCGGCCGATCCGCGCGGTGCAGGTCGGCGGCCCGTTGGGCGCTTATCTGCCGGAATCGCAGTTCGATACGCCGCTGGATTACGAGGCCTTCGCCGCGCTCGGTGCGGTGCTTGGCCACGGCGGTATCGTGGTGTTCGACGACACGGTCGACATGGCCGACATGGCCCGTTATGCCATGGAGTTCTGCGCGGTGGAATCCTGCGGCAAATGCACGCCGTGCCGAATCGGCTCGACCCGCGGCGAGGAGCTGCTCGACCAGATCATCGTCGCCCGTTCCGAAGGTCCGCAGACGGGACGCATCGAGCTGCTCAAAAGCCTGTGCGACACCATGCTCGGCGCTTCGCTCTGCGCCCTCGGCGGGATGACTCCTTACCCGGTAATGAGTGCACTCAATCATTTTCCAGAGGATTTCGGCGACACCGCCGAAGCCCGCTGA
- a CDS encoding formate dehydrogenase subunit gamma has protein sequence MATLPQRFAPEHCQAVAREVLVAHRGQPGALLPVLHDIQDRLGAIPPDLLPLIAEDLSLSRAEVHGVVSFYHDFRATPPGRQVLKLCQAEACRSMGVKALTVELEEKLGLQLGETREDGSLSFEAVYCLGNCACAPNAMLDGEVHGRVDAEGLLELLAEREVRV, from the coding sequence ATGGCCACTCTTCCCCAGCGCTTCGCCCCCGAGCATTGCCAGGCCGTCGCCCGCGAGGTATTGGTCGCGCACCGCGGCCAGCCAGGCGCGCTGCTGCCCGTCCTTCATGACATCCAGGACCGCCTCGGCGCGATACCACCGGATTTGTTGCCGTTGATCGCAGAGGACCTCAGCCTGTCACGCGCCGAGGTGCACGGGGTGGTCAGCTTCTACCACGACTTCCGCGCGACGCCGCCGGGTCGCCAGGTGCTCAAGCTGTGCCAGGCCGAGGCATGCCGGTCGATGGGAGTCAAGGCATTGACCGTCGAGCTCGAGGAGAAACTCGGCCTGCAGCTTGGCGAAACCCGCGAAGATGGCAGCCTGAGCTTTGAAGCGGTGTATTGCCTGGGTAACTGCGCCTGTGCACCGAACGCCATGCTCGATGGTGAGGTGCATGGCCGCGTCGATGCCGAGGGCCTGCTGGAATTGCTGGCTGAACGGGAGGTGCGCGTATGA
- a CDS encoding substrate-binding domain-containing protein has protein sequence MIRIDIQPRWRFHQHDGSSLDPQGLELLQAVHDTGKLTEAAARVGYSYRHAWNLLGKWQAFFGSPLIELERGKGARLAPLGEKLLWADQRIRARLSPQLDNLAGELELELNRVLQASNPGLRIHASHGFAVAALREWLERDPSWQWDVQFRGGSEAMIALHRHDCEVAGLHVPAGPLGALSMNRIQPWLRSDQRVITFVVRTQGLILAPGNPLGIEGLADLMRGDMRFVNREPGSGTRLLLEDLLRRDGLDSSAIHNLHNEEFTHAAVAAYVASGMADVGFGVEAAARQFGLDFIPVAREHYCLLCREDSLDLPAMTALLRVLQNPDFQARISRLPGYALSRPGEVLLLTQALEQWSRESLI, from the coding sequence ATGATCCGTATCGATATCCAGCCGCGCTGGCGTTTTCATCAGCACGACGGCAGCAGCCTCGACCCCCAGGGACTGGAGCTGCTGCAGGCCGTACACGACACCGGCAAGCTGACCGAGGCCGCCGCTCGGGTCGGCTACTCCTACCGCCATGCCTGGAACCTGCTGGGCAAATGGCAGGCTTTCTTCGGCAGCCCGCTGATCGAGCTGGAGCGCGGCAAGGGTGCGCGCCTGGCGCCGCTGGGGGAAAAGTTGCTATGGGCCGACCAGCGTATCCGCGCGCGACTCTCGCCCCAGCTGGACAACCTCGCTGGCGAGCTGGAGCTGGAATTGAACCGGGTGCTGCAGGCCAGCAATCCCGGCCTGCGCATCCATGCCAGCCACGGCTTCGCCGTGGCGGCGCTGCGCGAGTGGCTGGAACGCGACCCCAGTTGGCAATGGGACGTGCAATTTCGCGGCGGCAGCGAGGCGATGATCGCCCTCCACCGCCACGATTGCGAGGTGGCCGGCCTGCACGTGCCGGCCGGGCCGCTCGGGGCGCTGAGCATGAACCGCATCCAGCCCTGGCTACGCTCCGACCAGCGGGTGATTACCTTTGTCGTGCGCACCCAGGGGTTGATACTCGCCCCCGGCAATCCGCTCGGCATCGAGGGACTGGCGGACCTGATGCGTGGCGACATGCGTTTCGTCAACCGCGAGCCGGGGTCTGGCACGCGCCTGCTGCTTGAGGACCTGCTGCGCCGCGACGGCCTGGACAGCTCCGCGATCCACAACCTGCACAACGAGGAGTTCACCCACGCGGCAGTGGCCGCCTATGTCGCCAGCGGCATGGCCGATGTCGGCTTCGGTGTTGAAGCGGCGGCGCGCCAGTTCGGCCTCGACTTCATCCCCGTCGCGCGCGAGCACTACTGCCTACTGTGCCGCGAGGATAGCCTCGACCTGCCCGCCATGACCGCGCTGCTACGGGTATTGCAGAACCCCGACTTTCAGGCGCGCATCAGCCGCCTGCCGGGCTACGCCTTGAGCCGCCCGGGCGAGGTGCTGCTGTTGACCCAGGCGCTGGAGCAATGGAGCCGAGAAAGCCTGATCTGA
- a CDS encoding YMGG-like glycine zipper-containing protein, protein MKSAQLLLLLLGLTSGGFAMASNTEAAVGGALGGALGTVVGEHLGGSTGATIGAGVGGAAGGMVGADKRSRTEAAIGGGLGAAGGNVIGQRVGGSTGGLIGAAVGGGAGGAIGNAYGDDDDDRSERRYRDDRRYHPGKAKGHYKHKHKQHHD, encoded by the coding sequence ATGAAGTCTGCGCAGTTGCTCCTCCTCCTTCTCGGCCTGACCAGCGGTGGTTTCGCCATGGCAAGTAACACCGAAGCCGCCGTTGGCGGCGCTCTGGGCGGTGCACTCGGCACGGTGGTCGGTGAGCATCTCGGCGGTTCGACAGGCGCCACCATCGGTGCCGGTGTCGGCGGCGCCGCTGGCGGTATGGTTGGTGCTGACAAGCGCAGCCGCACCGAGGCTGCCATCGGTGGCGGGCTCGGCGCGGCAGGAGGTAACGTGATCGGCCAGCGCGTCGGCGGCAGTACCGGTGGTTTGATTGGCGCGGCCGTGGGTGGCGGCGCCGGTGGCGCAATTGGCAATGCTTACGGCGACGATGATGACGATCGCAGCGAGCGCCGCTACCGTGACGATCGCCGTTACCATCCCGGCAAAGCCAAGGGTCACTACAAGCACAAACACAAGCAGCATCACGACTGA
- a CDS encoding acyl-CoA thioesterase: protein MAEQPQHLRADYRHFQPITTRWHDNDIYGHVNNVVYYSYFDSAVNAYLIERGGLDIHEGEVVGFVVSSSCDYFASIAFPDALEVGLRVGKLGNSSVQYELAIFKAGDDQACAAGRFVHVFVNRASNRPTPIPSGLRQALEALVVVAD from the coding sequence ATGGCCGAACAACCGCAGCATTTGCGTGCCGACTACCGCCACTTCCAGCCGATCACTACGCGCTGGCATGACAATGACATCTACGGCCACGTGAACAACGTCGTCTATTACAGCTATTTTGACAGCGCGGTGAATGCTTACCTGATTGAACGCGGTGGGCTGGACATTCACGAAGGCGAGGTGGTGGGGTTCGTGGTCAGCTCTTCGTGCGACTACTTCGCCTCGATCGCCTTTCCCGATGCGCTTGAAGTCGGTCTACGGGTTGGCAAGCTCGGCAACAGTTCGGTGCAGTACGAATTGGCAATCTTCAAGGCGGGTGATGACCAAGCCTGTGCGGCCGGGCGCTTCGTGCATGTATTCGTGAATCGTGCGAGTAATCGGCCAACTCCGATCCCGAGTGGTTTGCGCCAAGCGCTGGAAGCGCTGGTTGTGGTGGCCGATTAA
- a CDS encoding iron-containing alcohol dehydrogenase: MHPFSFATTAQLICEPGSSRRLASLCQERGARSVLVVTDPGITRFGLLSEVLPGFETEGLQVAVYDQVIADPPEHIVMAAVEQAKSLKADLIIGFGGGSSMDVAKLVALLAHPDCSQSLQDIYGVGNAKGKRLPLIQVPTTAGTGSEVTQIAIITTGETTKMGVVSPMLLPDLALLDADLTLGLPPAVTAATGIDAMVHAIEAYTSALKKNPMSDLLAREALRLLAANLDEAVHNGQNREARQAMLLGACLAGQAFANAPVAAVHALAYPLGGNFHIPHGLSNALVLPQVLRFNVSAATTHYGELAPIILGDRLRTDDPSTYAEQLIEEFEQMSARVGLPTRLRDAGVPEDMLPQLAKEAMLQQRLLVNNPREVTEADALAIYQAAY; the protein is encoded by the coding sequence ATGCATCCGTTCAGCTTTGCTACAACCGCTCAATTGATCTGCGAGCCCGGCTCGTCGCGCCGCCTGGCCAGCCTCTGCCAGGAGCGCGGCGCGCGCTCGGTGCTGGTTGTGACCGACCCGGGCATCACCCGTTTCGGCCTGCTCAGCGAAGTACTGCCGGGCTTCGAGACCGAAGGGCTACAGGTCGCGGTCTACGATCAGGTCATCGCCGACCCGCCGGAGCACATCGTCATGGCGGCGGTAGAACAGGCCAAATCGCTCAAAGCCGATCTCATCATTGGCTTCGGTGGTGGAAGCTCGATGGACGTGGCCAAGCTGGTGGCACTGCTGGCGCATCCGGATTGCTCGCAATCGCTGCAAGACATCTACGGAGTCGGTAACGCCAAGGGCAAACGTCTGCCGCTGATTCAAGTGCCGACCACTGCTGGCACCGGGTCCGAGGTCACCCAGATCGCCATCATCACCACTGGCGAGACGACCAAGATGGGTGTGGTCTCGCCGATGCTGCTGCCGGACCTGGCGCTGCTGGATGCCGATCTCACCCTTGGCTTGCCGCCTGCAGTGACCGCCGCCACCGGTATCGACGCCATGGTGCATGCCATCGAGGCCTATACCAGCGCATTGAAGAAGAACCCCATGTCCGACCTGCTGGCTCGCGAGGCGCTGCGCCTGCTGGCCGCCAACCTCGACGAGGCGGTGCACAACGGGCAGAACCGCGAGGCGCGGCAGGCCATGCTGCTAGGCGCCTGTCTGGCCGGCCAGGCGTTCGCCAATGCGCCGGTGGCGGCGGTGCATGCGTTGGCTTATCCGTTGGGCGGCAATTTTCATATTCCGCACGGGTTATCCAATGCGCTCGTACTGCCGCAGGTGCTGCGCTTCAACGTCAGCGCCGCGACGACGCATTACGGCGAGCTGGCGCCGATCATCCTCGGTGACCGGCTGCGCACCGATGACCCTTCGACCTACGCCGAGCAGCTGATCGAGGAGTTCGAGCAGATGAGCGCACGCGTTGGCCTGCCGACCCGTCTGCGCGATGCCGGCGTGCCGGAAGACATGCTGCCGCAGCTGGCCAAGGAGGCGATGCTTCAGCAGCGCCTGCTCGTCAACAATCCGCGCGAAGTCACCGAGGCCGACGCCTTGGCGATTTACCAAGCAGCATACTGA
- a CDS encoding acyl-CoA dehydrogenase C-terminal domain-containing protein, whose product MEYKAPLRDMRFVLHELFDASAHCELLGNGLDRELIDGVLEEAARYTGGEIAPLNRNSDEEGVTLENGEVRTPQGFVEAYRQYVDNGWASMTGPTEYGGQGFPQLVACNFHEMLMGASLSFRIYSGLTEGAVLALYKHGSDELKNAYLEKLVSGRWSGTMCLTEPQAGTDLALLRTKAEPQADGSYRVSGSKIFISGGEHDMSENIVHLVLARLPDAPAGVKGISLLLVPKFIAKADGTPGERNALSCGAIEHKMGIKGAATCVMNFDGATGWIVGEPNQGLACMFTMMNDARFQVGLQGLGIAEQAYQGSLAYARERLQSRGLAGAQHPDKVADPIIVHPDVRRMLLTQKTLVEGSRMLAAYCARQLDLEHGHPEPGYRKAASKRAALLIPIVKAFFTDMGQEVASLGVQVYGGHGYIREWGMEQLMRDSRITQLYEGTNGIQALDYIRRKLLGDGGAELSALQAEFSEICDQQIDRPALREMAAKVQARIGEWRELSAEIIAATGRDPQEIGAVSVDFLQYSAYVLLAGLWLQAAARAQDALEQGAGEQAFYQAKLASADFYLRRVLPRASAYREAIQGGANCLMALPESDFAF is encoded by the coding sequence ATGGAATACAAGGCGCCCCTGCGTGACATGCGCTTCGTCTTGCACGAGCTGTTCGACGCCAGCGCTCATTGCGAGCTGCTCGGCAACGGCCTGGATCGCGAGCTGATCGATGGCGTGCTGGAAGAAGCCGCGCGCTACACCGGCGGTGAGATCGCGCCGCTCAATCGCAACAGCGATGAAGAAGGCGTGACCTTGGAAAACGGCGAGGTCCGCACGCCGCAGGGCTTCGTCGAAGCCTACAGGCAGTACGTCGATAACGGCTGGGCAAGCATGACTGGGCCGACCGAGTATGGCGGCCAGGGCTTCCCGCAACTGGTGGCCTGCAACTTCCACGAGATGCTGATGGGCGCCTCGCTGTCCTTCCGCATCTATTCCGGCCTGACCGAAGGCGCGGTGCTGGCGCTGTACAAGCACGGCAGCGACGAGTTGAAGAACGCCTATCTGGAGAAGCTGGTCAGCGGCCGCTGGAGCGGCACCATGTGCCTGACCGAGCCGCAGGCCGGCACGGATCTCGCGCTGCTGCGCACCAAGGCCGAACCCCAGGCGGACGGCAGCTACCGGGTCAGCGGCAGCAAGATATTCATCTCCGGCGGCGAGCACGACATGAGCGAGAACATCGTGCATCTGGTGCTGGCGCGCCTGCCGGATGCGCCGGCCGGGGTGAAGGGTATCAGTTTGCTGCTGGTCCCCAAGTTCATCGCCAAGGCCGACGGTACGCCGGGCGAGCGTAACGCACTGAGCTGCGGCGCCATCGAGCACAAGATGGGCATCAAGGGCGCCGCCACCTGCGTGATGAACTTCGATGGTGCCACCGGTTGGATCGTCGGCGAGCCCAATCAGGGCCTGGCGTGCATGTTCACCATGATGAACGACGCACGTTTCCAGGTCGGCCTGCAAGGTCTCGGCATTGCCGAACAGGCGTACCAGGGTTCGCTGGCCTATGCCCGCGAGCGTCTGCAATCGCGCGGACTGGCTGGCGCTCAGCATCCGGACAAGGTTGCTGACCCGATCATCGTGCATCCTGACGTGCGGCGCATGCTGCTGACGCAGAAAACCCTGGTCGAAGGCAGCCGCATGCTGGCGGCGTACTGCGCCCGTCAGCTAGATCTGGAACACGGCCATCCCGAACCAGGCTATCGCAAGGCGGCGAGCAAGCGCGCGGCGTTGCTGATCCCCATCGTCAAAGCCTTCTTCACCGATATGGGCCAGGAGGTCGCCAGCTTGGGCGTGCAGGTCTATGGCGGCCACGGCTATATCCGTGAGTGGGGCATGGAGCAGCTGATGCGCGACAGCCGCATCACGCAGCTTTACGAGGGCACCAATGGCATCCAGGCGCTGGACTATATCCGTCGCAAGCTGCTCGGTGACGGCGGCGCGGAGCTGTCGGCGCTGCAGGCGGAGTTCAGCGAGATTTGCGACCAGCAGATCGATCGCCCGGCGCTGCGTGAAATGGCGGCCAAGGTGCAGGCGCGGATCGGTGAGTGGCGCGAGTTGAGCGCCGAGATCATCGCTGCGACCGGGCGCGATCCGCAGGAAATCGGCGCGGTGTCGGTAGACTTTCTGCAGTACTCGGCCTATGTGTTGTTGGCCGGGCTCTGGCTGCAGGCAGCGGCGCGGGCCCAGGACGCGCTGGAGCAAGGCGCAGGCGAGCAGGCGTTCTACCAGGCCAAACTGGCCAGCGCGGATTTCTACTTGCGCCGCGTACTGCCACGAGCGAGTGCGTATCGCGAGGCGATCCAGGGCGGTGCGAATTGCCTGATGGCGCTGCCGGAAAGCGACTTCGCGTTTTGA
- a CDS encoding 3-hydroxyacyl-CoA dehydrogenase, whose translation MSQTRFDIQTAAVIGAGTMGRGIVMSLANAGVQVLWLDNNPEMLEQALGVVADTYAHNVRQGRIDETQAAARRACISKAADYQALADVDLVIEAVYENLELKQNIFRELDGIVKPTGILASNTSALDIDAIAAVTARPEQVVGLHFFSPAHIMKLLEIVRGAKTSKAVLDASTNLGKRMGKVSVIAGNCQGFIGNRMLATYVREARMMLLEGAYPHQVDAALQAFGFAMGPFRMYDVVGIDLEWRARELAGKGQDEPEVQVDNRLCELGRFGQKSRMGYYRYAEGSRHAEHDPEVDALVQRESERLGFQRRDIGTEEILERCLLALVNEGAKILEEGMAESSTDIDTVYLNGYGFPAEVGGPMTWADRQGLPAIRDRLSALAERHGEHWQPAELIESLATLGGRFVDYKKEA comes from the coding sequence ATGAGCCAAACCCGCTTCGATATCCAGACCGCCGCCGTGATTGGTGCGGGCACCATGGGCCGCGGTATCGTCATGAGCCTGGCCAACGCCGGCGTGCAGGTGCTGTGGCTGGATAACAACCCCGAGATGCTGGAGCAGGCGCTGGGCGTGGTGGCTGACACCTACGCGCACAACGTGCGCCAGGGTCGCATCGACGAGACTCAAGCGGCTGCGCGACGGGCTTGCATCAGCAAGGCGGCGGATTACCAAGCGCTGGCCGATGTCGATCTGGTGATCGAAGCGGTATACGAAAACCTCGAACTCAAGCAGAACATTTTCCGCGAGCTAGACGGCATCGTTAAGCCCACCGGCATTCTTGCCAGCAACACCTCGGCGCTGGACATCGATGCCATCGCTGCCGTTACCGCGCGCCCGGAGCAGGTCGTGGGCCTGCACTTCTTCAGCCCGGCGCACATCATGAAGTTGCTGGAAATCGTCCGCGGCGCGAAGACCTCGAAAGCGGTACTGGACGCGTCCACCAACTTGGGCAAGCGCATGGGCAAGGTCAGCGTGATCGCTGGCAACTGCCAGGGTTTCATTGGTAACCGCATGCTCGCCACCTACGTACGCGAGGCACGCATGATGCTGCTCGAAGGCGCTTATCCGCATCAGGTAGATGCTGCGCTGCAGGCCTTTGGCTTCGCCATGGGGCCGTTCCGCATGTACGACGTGGTCGGTATCGATCTGGAGTGGCGCGCCCGCGAACTGGCTGGTAAGGGTCAGGACGAGCCGGAGGTACAGGTCGACAATCGCCTCTGCGAGCTGGGTCGTTTCGGTCAGAAATCTCGCATGGGCTACTACCGCTACGCTGAGGGCAGCCGCCACGCTGAGCACGATCCGGAGGTGGATGCGCTGGTGCAGCGCGAGTCCGAGCGCCTCGGATTCCAGCGCCGCGATATCGGCACTGAGGAAATTCTCGAACGCTGCCTGCTGGCGTTGGTCAACGAGGGGGCGAAGATCCTTGAGGAAGGCATGGCCGAGTCCAGTACCGATATCGACACCGTCTACCTCAACGGCTATGGCTTCCCGGCGGAAGTTGGTGGGCCGATGACCTGGGCCGATCGCCAGGGTCTGCCGGCCATTCGTGATCGCCTCAGCGCCTTGGCCGAGCGTCACGGCGAGCACTGGCAGCCTGCCGAGCTGATCGAAAGCCTGGCCACCCTAGGCGGCCGTTTCGTCGATTACAAGAAGGAGGCTTGA
- a CDS encoding LysR family transcriptional regulator: MNIYSFDLNLLRVLDALLRDRNVSRAAERLSLSQPAVSNALNRLRELLDDPLLVRVGRTMQPTPRALSLEAPIRDALQQIEHTLNAGDFFDPTTSRQRFVIAVTDYVELICMPALMAHLANVAPGIQLAIKHLTPSLPAEALDHGELDLVLGRFHDVPTRFHTRRWANETLQIALRQDHPLVGDTLDLPAFLRLRHLWVHGGQTRGMVDQWLEDHDLARDVVYTTPNYLQAAHIVASSDLAAVLPTQLARHFAKLLPLRLFDLPFDLGAFQLDIVSVAQRERDAALQWLIEQIVAVSRQ; the protein is encoded by the coding sequence ATGAATATCTATAGCTTCGATCTCAACCTGCTCCGCGTACTAGACGCCCTGCTGCGTGATCGCAACGTCTCTCGTGCCGCCGAGCGGCTTTCACTCAGCCAACCGGCTGTCAGCAATGCGCTCAATCGCCTGCGTGAATTGCTCGACGACCCACTGCTGGTACGCGTCGGCCGCACCATGCAACCCACGCCCCGGGCGCTGAGCCTGGAGGCGCCGATCCGCGATGCGCTGCAGCAGATCGAGCACACGCTCAATGCCGGTGACTTCTTCGATCCAACCACTAGCCGCCAGCGCTTCGTCATTGCCGTGACCGACTACGTCGAGTTGATCTGCATGCCAGCGCTGATGGCGCATCTGGCAAACGTGGCACCGGGGATCCAGCTGGCGATCAAGCACCTGACACCGTCGCTGCCGGCCGAAGCGCTGGATCATGGCGAACTGGATCTGGTGCTGGGCCGCTTTCACGACGTGCCCACCCGTTTCCACACTCGCCGCTGGGCCAACGAAACCTTGCAAATCGCGCTACGCCAGGACCATCCGCTGGTCGGCGACACGCTCGATCTTCCGGCATTTCTGCGCCTGCGCCACCTGTGGGTCCATGGCGGGCAGACCCGAGGAATGGTCGATCAATGGCTGGAAGACCACGACCTGGCTCGCGACGTCGTCTACACCACGCCCAACTACCTCCAGGCCGCCCACATCGTCGCCAGCAGCGATCTGGCCGCCGTGCTTCCAACCCAGCTCGCCCGGCATTTCGCGAAGCTGTTGCCCTTACGACTGTTCGATCTGCCGTTCGACCTCGGCGCCTTTCAGTTGGATATCGTCAGCGTCGCCCAGCGTGAACGGGATGCCGCATTGCAGTGGCTGATCGAGCAGATCGTGGCCGTTTCGCGCCAATGA
- a CDS encoding cold-shock protein — MSDRQNGTVKWFNDEKGFGFITPTDGSEDLFVHYRSIESSGFKSLSEGQAVSFMATKGQKGMQADQVQVS; from the coding sequence ATGTCTGATCGTCAAAATGGCACAGTAAAGTGGTTCAACGATGAGAAAGGTTTCGGTTTCATCACTCCGACTGATGGAAGTGAAGACCTGTTCGTTCATTACCGTTCGATCGAAAGCTCAGGTTTCAAAAGCCTGAGCGAAGGCCAAGCGGTCTCTTTCATGGCCACCAAAGGTCAGAAAGGGATGCAGGCCGATCAGGTTCAAGTCTCTTAA
- a CDS encoding sensor histidine kinase, with translation MRLAHFIISNLEPILQAWEDFAKSITPATRAMDSVELRDHAEQMLRAIAADLQTPQTLAEQIDKSKGNAPDREDETAAETHAVTRLVAGFTIDQMVSEYRALRSSVLMQWLREIKSGTDFEVEDMIRFNEAIDQALAESIASYSRAVEASRNVFLGILGHDLRTPLGAILLGSEVLLRAEEMGIRQTKIASRIYTSVKRANKIVSDLLDFTRSQIGTGIPVQMTETNLTFICESMVEEVRAYHPQCNIVLESSAELIGQFDASRMEQVFSNLIGNAVQHGNETSPIIVSLQADRGFAVFSVRNQGEPIAEEAIPYIFNPMSRHSQYAAGEHGPNSGLGLGLYIAGEIVAAHQGRIEVDSKADQGTVFTVRLPMATPVCGNEA, from the coding sequence ATGCGCCTTGCCCATTTCATCATCAGTAATCTCGAGCCGATTCTGCAGGCATGGGAAGACTTCGCCAAAAGCATTACGCCAGCAACCAGAGCGATGGATTCGGTTGAACTGCGCGACCATGCCGAGCAAATGCTTAGAGCCATTGCGGCAGATCTGCAAACGCCGCAGACGCTCGCTGAGCAAATCGACAAATCTAAGGGCAATGCGCCGGACCGCGAGGACGAAACCGCCGCCGAAACGCACGCGGTGACTCGTCTGGTAGCCGGCTTCACCATCGACCAAATGGTCTCTGAATATCGCGCCTTGCGCTCTAGCGTGTTGATGCAGTGGCTTCGTGAAATCAAAAGCGGCACGGATTTCGAAGTGGAAGACATGATCCGGTTTAACGAGGCCATCGATCAGGCGCTCGCTGAGTCGATCGCAAGTTACTCGCGGGCTGTGGAGGCATCGAGAAATGTTTTTCTCGGTATTCTCGGACACGATTTGCGCACGCCGCTGGGCGCAATACTGCTCGGCTCCGAGGTGCTGCTTCGGGCCGAGGAAATGGGGATCCGGCAGACCAAGATCGCGTCGCGCATCTATACCAGCGTCAAGCGGGCAAACAAGATTGTCAGCGATCTACTTGACTTTACCCGCTCGCAAATTGGCACCGGCATCCCCGTACAGATGACAGAAACCAACCTGACGTTCATATGTGAAAGCATGGTCGAGGAAGTTCGTGCTTACCATCCGCAATGCAATATTGTCCTTGAATCAAGCGCGGAGCTGATTGGCCAATTCGATGCGTCGCGGATGGAGCAGGTGTTTTCCAACCTGATCGGTAATGCCGTTCAGCATGGAAACGAGACCTCGCCAATCATCGTCAGCCTCCAGGCTGATCGCGGCTTCGCGGTGTTTTCGGTACGCAACCAGGGCGAACCGATAGCCGAAGAGGCGATCCCCTACATTTTCAACCCCATGAGCCGGCATTCTCAGTACGCCGCAGGCGAACATGGGCCCAACTCAGGGCTGGGGCTTGGTTTGTATATCGCCGGTGAAATCGTCGCGGCGCATCAGGGGCGTATCGAGGTGGATTCAAAAGCCGACCAGGGCACCGTCTTCACCGTCAGGTTGCCAATGGCTACGCCGGTATGCGGGAACGAGGCGTGA